From a region of the Cyclopterus lumpus isolate fCycLum1 chromosome 5, fCycLum1.pri, whole genome shotgun sequence genome:
- the eif6 gene encoding eukaryotic translation initiation factor 6, with product MAVRASFEKNNEIGCFAKLTNTYCLVAVGGSENFYSVFEGELSETIPVVHASIAGCRIIGRMCVGNRHGLLVPNNTTDQELQHIKNCLPDAVKIQRVEERLSALGNVIACNDYVALVHPDLDRETEEILADTLKVEVFRQTVAEQVLVGSYSAFSNQGGLVHPKTSIEDQDELSSLLQVPLVAGTVNRGSDVIAGGMVVNDWCAFCGLDTTSTELSVIESVFRLSDSAQPSAIATSMRDSLIDSMA from the exons ATGGCCGTCAGAGCTTCGTTTGAGAAAAACAACGAGATCGGCTGCTTCGCCAAACTCACCAACACGTACTGCCTGGTGGCGGTGGGCGGCTCGGAGAACTTCTACAG cgtgtTCGAGGGGGAGCTGTCAGAAACCATCCCAGTGGTTCACGCTTCCATCGCAGGATGTCGCATCATTGGGAggatgtgtgtgg ggaACCGCCACGGGCTCCTGGTGCCCAACAACACGACTGACCAGGAGCTGCAGCACATCAAGAACTGCCTCCCCGACGCGGTGAAGATccagagggtggaggagaggctgTCGGCGCTCGGCAACGTCATCGCCTGCAACGACTACGTGGCTCTGGTCCACCCCGACCTGGACCGG gagacGGAGGAGATCCTCGCCGACACCCTGAAGGTGGAGGTGTTCCGCCAGACGGTGGCGGAGCAGGTCCTGGTGGGATCCTACAGCGCCTTCAGCAACCAGGGGGGCCTCGTGCACCCCAAGACCTCCATCGAGGACCAGGACGAGCTGTCGTCTCTGCTGCAGGTTCCCCTGGTG gcCGGCACGGTGAACCGGGGCAGCGACGTGATCGCGGGCGGGATGGTGGTCAACGACTGGTGCGCGTTCTGCGGCCTCGACACCACGAGCACCGAGCTGTCCGTCATCGAGAGCGTCTTCAGGCTCAGCGACTCGGCGCAGCCGTCCGCCATCGCCACGAGCATGAGGGACTcgctgattgacag CATGGCGTAA